ACCACTCCTATTGCAGGCCTCTTTTCGACGGTTCCCCCATTGTTGCCCTGTAAGGATGGTTATGTAACTGTCTCGATTGGACCTAAGAATTTTTCAAAATTTCTTACTTTGATGGGGCGACCAGACCTTGCCAATGATCCAAAATGGGACGCTAACAATATGGAAGTATCGTCTGAGGTGTTGAAAGTTTACCACGATTGTTTTCTAAAAAAGACAAAGATGGAATGGTCTGAGATGTTTCAAAAGGAGGGTTTGATTTGTACTCCGTTGAGCACACCAGAAGACGTTTGTACTGATGAGCATTGGAAATCACGGAATTTTTTTGTGGAAGTTCCATATTCTTCGAAAGAAATGGTAAAAATTCCCCGCGGTTTTGTTCGTGCAGAGTCCGAATGGTGGAAGATAAGGAGGCCAGCCCCTTCGCTTGGACAACACAATAAGGAAATTTATGGCGAATTGGGTTATAGCATTGAGGAATTGGTTGCACTGGAAGCGCAAGGAATAATCTAATCTTTGAAATTATATCAAAATGTTGGAGGTGGTGCTTGCGGATTAGGCACAGCAAAGAAGAGATGAAAGCGAAAAGATTTCCCTTGGAAGGTATTAGGGTGTTGAGTTTGACACAATCGTGGACTGGTCCATTCGGAAGCATGTTGTTGGGCGATTTAGGTGCAGAAGTATTAAGGTTAGAACAAATCCAATATATCGGCGGATTGACACGGGGTGTAGAAGCCAGGCCCAACGAGGAAAGGTGGTTAAACGACAAGGGTGGGGGGATCATGCAATATGTGGATCGAAAGCCGTGGGGGCCAAACGGCGAGTACCCTTGGAATCGATTCAGTTTCGGCAATTGCCACCTGCAGAATACATACAGCTTCACGCTCGATTTTTCCCGACCTAAGGGGTGGGATTTACTTAAAAAAATAATCAAACTAAGCGATATTTTCATAGAAAACAATACCCCCACCACAGCACCAAAGTTGGGATTCACATGGGATTTTCTTCATGAGATTAATCCAAAACTTATTGTAATTCGTTCGCCTGCATTCGGTCTAAGTGGTCCACATACGAACTGGAAGGGATTTGGAAGGAACGTTGAAGGGGCAATTGGTCACGCTTGGTTGTGCCGGTATTCCGAGGCACCTGAGCATTTAATCAGTAATAGGCAGACATATCTCATGGACAATATGGGGGCCCATACGGTCGCCACGGCCGCAATGATGGCGCTGCTGGACAGAGATAAAACAGGGGTCGGTTCCCACGTTGAAGTGGCACAGGCGGAGGCTGCAATGGGTGCTTTACCAGCTCCCTGGATCGACTATTTTGCTAACGGAAAAGTGCGTTCAGCAAAAGGTAACCGTCTTGATACGGCTGTGCAGGGTTGTTATCCGACTTTGGGGGACGACCAGTGGGTAGTTATTTCAATTGGCAACGATGAGCAATGGAAAGGCTTTTGCAAAGCCATAGGGAATCCACCATGGACGAAGGAATACCGCTTTAGCGATCTGGTGGAAAGACTTAAAAACCAGGATGATCTTGATGCTCAAATTAGCAAATGGACACGTAAGCGCACAAATTATGATGTTATGTATATTTTGCAAGCACATGGGGTGGCTGCTGGTCCAGTGACGACGGAAAAGAATATTTTCGAGGACGGCCACTTGAAGGACCGTGACTTTTTTATTGAAGAGACCCAGAAGTGGTGCGGGACTCACCTGTATACAGGGTACACTGGAAAATATAACAAAACACCGCGAAAGAGCCGCGCGGAGATGCCGCCTTGCTGGCTCGGAGAACATAACGAGTATGTTTTTAAGGATCTCTTGGGGCTTTCCGAGAAGGAGTATGCTGATCTGGAAAGGGAGCGTTATATAGGAACCGAAGTCTTAGCTGAGGCAAAGGTTAGCCTATAGGAATGGTTGGATTGCGATTCCAAACATCTTACTGATACCAAAAAATTAGCGGAAAATCTCATTTGAGAAAGCGGTTCATGCACTTGTAGCCACTTAGAAAAAAGGCCGGAGGAAGAGCTTATGTTAAAACTTCTCATAAATGTAATCAACCGAATAAATTACATTGTGGGGCTTTTACTAGGGCTTACGATTCTCTTAATAGCTGCACTTGTCGTCTATGAGGTGACGTGTCGCTATTTTTTTAATGCGCCGACGCTCTGGTCCATGGAGATCAACGAGTACCTTTTTTGTGCGGTTTCTCTTATGGGCGGAGGGTACTGCCTGCTGAAAGATGGTCATGTTCGGGTTGACCTACTGTACCCAAGGCTATCAGCAAAGGGACAGGCTGTTGTGGATTTCTGCACATTCCCGTTAGCACTACTATTTTGTGTGCTGCTGGTTTGGCATGGTTGGCAGGAAACCTGGGGTGCTTTTGTAGGACATCATTTGTCCGATTCGGTAATGGCAATGCCTCTTTGGCCAGCATGGCTCACTGTCCCTTTGGCAGGCTTCTTGATGGGCATCCAAATTATATCGAGATTACTTGGCCATATAGACAACCTGATGTCTACGGATGCAGCGGAGCAGGGCTGATCTTAATAGTGCCGTTTGCGCATCTGTTAAGGTCAATCGCATATTGGATTTCAAAAGGGAAGGTAATTAATAATGGAAATATGGATCCTTTCTATTATAACCATCACCAGCCTTGCTGTACTACTTATTTTTGGTTTTCCTATATCATTTACAATGGCGGGACTTGCGATTTTCGGAACCCTTTATGTGTGGGGGCCAGCTGGACTCTATATGGTTGCTGCCAGCGCATTCGGAAGCGGGACTCATTTTACTTATATTGCCATCCCCCTTTTTCTTCTAATGGCCCATTTTCTTAAATCCAGCGGATTAGCAGAGGACTTGTACGAAACCATGTACCGCTGGTCGGGCCATTTAAGGGGAGGGTTGGCCGCCGGAACAATTATTATTTGTGCAATATTTGCGGCAATGGCTGGTATCAGTTCGGTGGCAACCGTCACAATGGGATTGATCGCCCTGCCTTCGATGCTAAAGAGAGGCTATGATAAGTCGTTGGCCTTGGGAAGTATCATGGGGGGAGGCACATTAGGTATCCTTATTCCGCCTAGCATTATCATGATTATTTATGGCGGAGTTGCTGAAGTATCAGTTGGTCAACTCTTCATGGGTGGCGTCCTCCCAGGTATCCTGATATCGCTTTTTCTTATTCTCTATGTTTTAATAAGATGTTGGATTAATCCCAGCATGGGGCCTCCGGTTGAAACGAATTTTACCTTTAAAGAAAAACTCGTGATATTAAAAGGGGTTATCCTTCCGGTTCTTCTGGTTATGTTAGTCTTAGGCACAATCTATCTTGGTATATGCACACCTACGGAAGCAGCCGGCATCGGTGCGTTTGGTGCATTTTTATGTGTGATAATCTATCGACGCCTGACGTGGGACACTTTAAAAAGTGCGATTTTGGATGTCACAAAGACAAACGCTATGATCATGTGGATCATTATCGGTGCAGCGTGTTTTGCAAAATTTGTTGCTGTATCTGGACTTCAAGACAGCATCTTCGAGTTAATGGTCAATTTGGATATATCACGGTGGTGGATTATCATTTTTATGCAAATGGCCTTTTTCATCTTAGGTATGTTCCTTGATCCAGCAGGTATTGTCACTTTGTTAGGACCACTTTTCGTGCCGATTGTCATTAATTTGGGATTTGATCCCCTTTGGTTCGGTATACTTTTCGTTGTCAATATGGAAATCGGTTATTTAACCCCACCCTTTGGATTTAACTTATTTTATATGAAGGGAGTCGCACCGCCCGAAATCACAATGAAGGACATCTATCGTGCGATAACACCTTTTATAGCCATTCTTTTGCTTGGATTGATAGTACTAATGATTTTCCCACAGATTGCGTTGTGGTTGCCGAGTATGATGACTGAAGGTGGGGCCAGTTAGAGCTCTACTTCATTGTATATAAAATCGGAATACGAGAGAATAAAACGCAATAACCAAAGGAAAGGAGAAAAATGTGATGCGCAAAAATTGGATGGTCAGTTTGCTAATCGTGATAGTGTCATTGTCTTTTTTTATGTTGGCAAATGTAAATCATTTGCATGCGGCTAAAAAAACGACCATAAAGCTACAGACAGTATATCCAGCATTGAGCCAGACTGCTACGAATCTCAAATTTTTCGCCGAGAGAGTCGATTTGTTGACCAATGGAGAAGTGGAAATCAAAATTTTCTGGCCTGGACAAATGGTCGGTGCAAAAGAGGGACTGTCTGCAGTACAGCGAGGAATGATAGATGCCTTTTTTGCTGGTATGGGGCTCTATTTTTCAGGGATAATTCCAGAAGCGGCTGGTGTGTGGCTTCCCTATGGGTGGGGTAATACTAACGAATTGTTTGATATCATGTTCAACTATGGATATCTTGATTTATTAAAGCAAGCATTCGATCAACATGAAGTTCACTATGTGGCTCCAATGTGCGTCGGAACTCAGGGATTAATTACCAAATTCCCGGTAAGAAAACTGGAAGATGTCAAAGGGAAAAAAATACGGGCGGCGGGCATGGCTGGCTATACGGTCAATGCTTTCGGAGCCGCTCCTGTAAATCTACCCCCAGCCGAAATATATACCGCACTTCAAAGAGGCACAGTTGATGGAACCACTTATCCCTGGTATACTATTGAAGATTATAAATTTTACGAAGTGGCGAGTTATATTAGTACTCCTGGCTTTTTTACTCCTGGTGTGTGCGATCTGATAATGAACAGGAAAGTATGGGAAAAACTCACCCCGGAGCAACAAAAAGCCATTGATACTGCCGGTATTGAGATGTTTCACAACTCAAAGAAGTTAAACGATGAATCGGATGAAAAAGCGCTGGAATTTTGCAAAGCTCACAACGTTGAAAACATTATTCTTAGTGACGATGAATTTCAGCGTTTCAGAAAAGCTGTTGAGCCCGTTTATGAAGAGCATGGGAAAAAGTCAGAATTGTGCGCCAAACAGCTCGATATTATCAATAAATACCGAGAACAGGCAGCATTAAAAAAATAACTAATGGGTTAATCTACAAAATATTGCTGCCACCAGCACAGCAGAAAAAAGAGCGCCTTTTTTTATAGAGAAATCCCTTTGATATACTCCTGAAACTTCCCCTCCATGAGCAAGTGGAGGGGAAGTTTTCTTTAGGTATTACTCCATAATCTGTGTAATTTGGTCAGATGCGATTCGGTTCAGCCAGAGCAACAGACTTGGAAGGTCAACAAAAAACAAGCAAGAATTCCTCCGAATCGCGGTTGTTGTTAGGTACGATTATATGATCCGTGAATTAATTAAAACCATCTGTCAATATCATATTAACCTTCTGGGATTGTTTAATAATAAAAATTTCAATAAGCAACTTGGCTCGTAACGGAGTAGAAAATGAATTTTGAAAATGTCCAATTAGAAACATCAAACCATATTGCCACAATTAAGTTGAATATGCCTGGGTCGTTCAACACACTTACAGACGAACTGAAGGCCGATCTTTTACGGGCGATAGAGCTATGCGCCGATGACGACGACACCAAAGTGGTAGTCATTACCGGCTCAGGAAAGGCATTTTGTGCCGGAGGAGATATAAACCTGTTTAAGGACTCTTCGAATGTGTCAGACAGGCTCAGGCAAGGATTGAAAATAGTTAATCTGATTATAATCGGAATTCGCAGGATGCCGAAACCTGTGATAGCGGCCATCAATGGAGTGACGGGTGGCGCAGGCGTCAGTATTGCCGCTGCCTGTGATTTGAGGATTTGCGCGTCGTCCGTAAAATTTAAAATAGGCTATACCTCGATTGGCTTAATCCCAGATGGGGGGTGGACTCTTTTGGTGCCGCAACTTATCGGCTTCAGCAAAGCTACTGAGTTGGTTTTGCTTGATTCCCCGTTTGACGCCGAGAAGGCACTTGAGTATGGTTTTGTGAACATAGTGGTGCCTAACGAACGGCTGGATGAGGAAGTCTATGCTGTGGCTCAAAAGCTGGCTAAGGGGCCTTCTGTTTCTTATGCAATTACAAAGGGCAATCTGAACCATGCAATGTATGGTTTGTTAGAAAGACAGTTAGAGCTTGAAAGGGAAGGCATGATAAGGGCAGGAAGGACGGACGACTCGAAAGAAGGGTTCAAGGCATTCCTGGAAAAGAGATCCCCCAGTTTCAAAGGAAAATAGACAGCTGTGATCAATGAGCCCCCTTCAGTTTCGTCTGTGCCAGCTAACAGATTGAATCATGTTTCACTTTGGCATCGGCGCCGGTTACGCCGCTTATTGGGTGGTGAGATGGATGGTCTGAAAATGCCAATCCCTACTCACTTGGGGTATAGTTTGCGTGTTGGGTATAGTGTTGGGTATTAAAAATCAGCCAAAAAAAGGGCTTAGATCGATCTCTAAATTGAAAACCAATAAATAGTCTGTGCTTATCTTAAAAAACAACCAATCTAAGAACTCGGAATTGAAAATCATTTTGCTATTTTTGACATGCTATTTGTTCTCTTAGAATTTCTTACATTGTGATTTAACCTACTGATATTTATTTCTATAGATTGAATAGAGGAATAAATCGAAGCGATATGCGGTTGCAGTTGAAGTTGAATTGCAATTTCTTCAATCTTTCTACGATTTAAACCAACTGCTTTTAGTATCTCATCAGTGGTTTCTGTCTCGAAAAGTAATACGTCAAATAACAAGCAATCTCCTTGGGGGGAAAAACCAATCGTGGTTGAATGGCCAGCGTCGTGAAACGTAGGGTTCTTTTTGTGTTTTTGATATGTTATCCAGTCATATTCTGGAAATGCCTTCCTTGCCAACGCTTCCTGCCATTCAGCAAGATAAAAACAACCACCGAAACATTGATACCACCTATAAGTATTTTTTTGTGGGTAATATTTGGACTCAATACGGTTATATTCTTTTTGATATAGTAGGTTAATTTTCTTTAATTTTTTATCTTTTGTATCTTGAAAAAGATCACCGTCAAAATCAGCATTATCGAGATCAACACCCATGTTACTTAATTTGTTAAAGTAATCATTAGATAATTTAGAATACTCTGGATCTTTCATCAGTTTTTCAGATGCATATTCACCATGAGTATCAAATTTCGTATATTGCCATGGACCGTGTCCATTCTTTGCATCCCATAGTGGCAAATGTTTCCATTTATCATGACGCTTCGAGAATCGGAGCATTCCCTTATCAAGAAGTTTTTTTACCTCAGAATCTTTAAGGTGGGGCTCGACAAGTTTCCAATCCTTTTTAAAATCAAAAACTTTGATTTGCACATTTCACCTCCATAATTATTGCGTGATAGTTTGTGTATCGGCTGTAATGCGATTTTCCTAAGAAATTTTTTTTAATCTATAAATCAATGAGATAAGAGCGCGTTTAAATGCGGTCTAAATTTATAAATCAATCCAGCCGGCGCTTGAGATCGGTGTCGGGTACGCCGTTTATTGAGTGGTGAAACGCGCTATTTTCATGGGTCTCGAACGATGAAAACAGCTCAACCACGCCGTAAATCTGCCCTCAAAGTTGACGGCTTTTTTGACGGCTTTTGGTTCCCCTAAACGGATTTTAACGGTCAAAAAAGGTAATAAAATCAGGCAGGATACGCGTTCGCACGGCCTTTCACGCCGGCGACAGGGGTTCGAATCCCCTTGGGGACGCCATTTTAAATACAGTGGGTTATGCTACACGACCCACGTTCTAGCCAAGCCGGACGTAAAATCCGGACGCAAAACGGCATCAGGATCGCCCTCCTGATGCCGTTTTGCTTTTATCGAACGGTATTAGGACGTCAACCCGTAATCATGCACGATTTGGCACCTGTGCAGGTCCTCTTCTTCTGTCGTGTTGTATCCGATAAGGATGTAAACCCC
This Desulfatitalea tepidiphila DNA region includes the following protein-coding sequences:
- a CDS encoding CaiB/BaiF CoA transferase family protein, producing MKAKRFPLEGIRVLSLTQSWTGPFGSMLLGDLGAEVLRLEQIQYIGGLTRGVEARPNEERWLNDKGGGIMQYVDRKPWGPNGEYPWNRFSFGNCHLQNTYSFTLDFSRPKGWDLLKKIIKLSDIFIENNTPTTAPKLGFTWDFLHEINPKLIVIRSPAFGLSGPHTNWKGFGRNVEGAIGHAWLCRYSEAPEHLISNRQTYLMDNMGAHTVATAAMMALLDRDKTGVGSHVEVAQAEAAMGALPAPWIDYFANGKVRSAKGNRLDTAVQGCYPTLGDDQWVVISIGNDEQWKGFCKAIGNPPWTKEYRFSDLVERLKNQDDLDAQISKWTRKRTNYDVMYILQAHGVAAGPVTTEKNIFEDGHLKDRDFFIEETQKWCGTHLYTGYTGKYNKTPRKSRAEMPPCWLGEHNEYVFKDLLGLSEKEYADLERERYIGTEVLAEAKVSL
- a CDS encoding TRAP transporter small permease subunit, giving the protein MLKLLINVINRINYIVGLLLGLTILLIAALVVYEVTCRYFFNAPTLWSMEINEYLFCAVSLMGGGYCLLKDGHVRVDLLYPRLSAKGQAVVDFCTFPLALLFCVLLVWHGWQETWGAFVGHHLSDSVMAMPLWPAWLTVPLAGFLMGIQIISRLLGHIDNLMSTDAAEQG
- a CDS encoding TRAP transporter large permease; its protein translation is MEIWILSIITITSLAVLLIFGFPISFTMAGLAIFGTLYVWGPAGLYMVAASAFGSGTHFTYIAIPLFLLMAHFLKSSGLAEDLYETMYRWSGHLRGGLAAGTIIICAIFAAMAGISSVATVTMGLIALPSMLKRGYDKSLALGSIMGGGTLGILIPPSIIMIIYGGVAEVSVGQLFMGGVLPGILISLFLILYVLIRCWINPSMGPPVETNFTFKEKLVILKGVILPVLLVMLVLGTIYLGICTPTEAAGIGAFGAFLCVIIYRRLTWDTLKSAILDVTKTNAMIMWIIIGAACFAKFVAVSGLQDSIFELMVNLDISRWWIIIFMQMAFFILGMFLDPAGIVTLLGPLFVPIVINLGFDPLWFGILFVVNMEIGYLTPPFGFNLFYMKGVAPPEITMKDIYRAITPFIAILLLGLIVLMIFPQIALWLPSMMTEGGAS
- a CDS encoding TRAP transporter substrate-binding protein, whose amino-acid sequence is MRKNWMVSLLIVIVSLSFFMLANVNHLHAAKKTTIKLQTVYPALSQTATNLKFFAERVDLLTNGEVEIKIFWPGQMVGAKEGLSAVQRGMIDAFFAGMGLYFSGIIPEAAGVWLPYGWGNTNELFDIMFNYGYLDLLKQAFDQHEVHYVAPMCVGTQGLITKFPVRKLEDVKGKKIRAAGMAGYTVNAFGAAPVNLPPAEIYTALQRGTVDGTTYPWYTIEDYKFYEVASYISTPGFFTPGVCDLIMNRKVWEKLTPEQQKAIDTAGIEMFHNSKKLNDESDEKALEFCKAHNVENIILSDDEFQRFRKAVEPVYEEHGKKSELCAKQLDIINKYREQAALKK
- a CDS encoding enoyl-CoA hydratase/isomerase family protein — encoded protein: MNFENVQLETSNHIATIKLNMPGSFNTLTDELKADLLRAIELCADDDDTKVVVITGSGKAFCAGGDINLFKDSSNVSDRLRQGLKIVNLIIIGIRRMPKPVIAAINGVTGGAGVSIAAACDLRICASSVKFKIGYTSIGLIPDGGWTLLVPQLIGFSKATELVLLDSPFDAEKALEYGFVNIVVPNERLDEEVYAVAQKLAKGPSVSYAITKGNLNHAMYGLLERQLELEREGMIRAGRTDDSKEGFKAFLEKRSPSFKGK